A genomic stretch from Desulfurococcaceae archaeon MEX13E-LK6-19 includes:
- a CDS encoding NADH-quinone oxidoreductase subunit C, with the protein MKPDRIVIEISSENLRKIIGLLKEKLGDEGFYLNTIVGTDYPSDKLFQIDYYITLIPDEQTIVLRVKIPREEPVIDSILDLVPGALPGECEAHDLLGIVFRGNKYLKRGFFVPIEVAEKGIYPLRKDSGV; encoded by the coding sequence ATGAAACCCGATAGAATAGTTATAGAGATTTCCTCGGAAAATCTACGTAAAATTATTGGTTTACTTAAAGAAAAACTTGGTGACGAAGGTTTTTACTTGAACACAATAGTCGGCACAGATTATCCTTCTGATAAATTGTTTCAAATAGATTACTATATCACGCTTATTCCGGATGAGCAAACTATAGTGTTGCGTGTTAAAATCCCTAGAGAAGAGCCAGTCATAGATAGTATTCTTGACTTAGTACCCGGCGCTCTTCCCGGTGAATGCGAAGCTCATGATCTCTTGGGTATAGTGTTTAGAGGCAATAAGTATTTGAAGAGAGGATTCTTTGTCCCAATAGAAGTAGCCGAGAAGGGTATTTACCCACTAAGAAAAGACTCCGGTGTCTAG
- a CDS encoding P-loop NTPase yields the protein MAKLEDIDPRVLVIKKRLKVVSEIIPVMSSKGGVGKTVIATTIALLLARKGVCVGLLDLDITNPSTHIVLGINPASIVPEEEKGVIPPRVHGIEYMTIAFYSKDNPLPLRGTEVDEAIKEILAITRWGRLDYLIIDTPPGLSDPVLDVLSYMDKISPVIVTTPSPLSLKSVERLLFMLTEAGITPKGLIENIANKPSERIIEITKKYNIQYLGNIPYIENLDIIITDPERLVKSDFAKKVDSIVSKLVEANK from the coding sequence ATGGCTAAATTAGAAGATATCGATCCTAGAGTCCTGGTCATTAAAAAGAGGCTCAAGGTAGTTAGCGAGATAATACCGGTAATGAGTTCCAAGGGAGGGGTAGGCAAGACTGTTATAGCGACAACAATAGCGTTGCTTCTAGCAAGAAAGGGAGTATGTGTCGGTCTCCTGGACCTTGATATAACAAATCCCTCTACACATATAGTGTTGGGTATCAATCCAGCAAGCATAGTACCTGAAGAAGAAAAAGGAGTTATACCGCCTAGAGTTCATGGAATAGAATACATGACCATAGCATTCTACTCAAAAGACAATCCATTACCATTACGTGGCACAGAAGTCGATGAGGCGATCAAAGAGATTCTTGCTATAACTCGTTGGGGTAGATTAGACTATCTTATAATCGATACGCCACCCGGGTTATCCGACCCTGTTCTTGATGTACTTAGCTACATGGATAAAATAAGCCCGGTCATTGTTACAACACCGAGCCCGTTATCACTAAAATCTGTTGAAAGACTTCTGTTTATGCTTACTGAAGCGGGAATTACTCCTAAGGGTTTAATTGAGAATATAGCTAATAAACCAAGTGAAAGAATTATCGAGATTACAAAGAAATACAATATACAATACCTAGGTAACATACCATATATCGAGAACTTAGATATAATCATAACTGACCCAGAAAGACTTGTTAAATCTGATTTCGCCAAGAAGGTGGACAGCATCGTTAGTAAACTCGTGGAGGCAAACAAATGA
- the hypE gene encoding hydrogenase expression/formation protein HypE — MEYIKLSHGGGAKESWEIIEKLIVSRVPVERRKTSGGFGIDVLDDGAVIKTGDKYIVVTTDSFTVNPIFFPGGNIGGLAASGTINDLVVMGAKPVAFMDTIVVEEGFPLQDLEEIIGTMVNIILSEGLALIGGDFKVMPHGSIDKIVITGIGIGFTKKPIIDNKISPGDKIIVTSTIAEHGTAIMAAQLGLLDEIKDIKSDSRPLTRTVLPVVEKYIDYIHAARDPTRGGIAATLSEWVKDTDLYILFDRSLVPIRDEVKEFLDALGVDPLSMACEGVAVLAVDESVAEEVVAELHRHGEKYATIIGEVKKAEDDVIKGKVVAYTEVGGTVLIEPKSVNVPRIC, encoded by the coding sequence ATGGAGTACATAAAACTATCACATGGCGGAGGAGCTAAAGAGAGCTGGGAGATTATAGAGAAGCTTATCGTATCCCGGGTACCTGTTGAAAGAAGAAAAACAAGTGGCGGGTTTGGGATCGATGTTCTCGATGATGGAGCAGTAATCAAAACCGGGGACAAATACATTGTTGTGACAACTGATAGCTTCACAGTCAACCCGATATTCTTTCCGGGAGGTAACATCGGTGGTCTAGCTGCCTCAGGTACTATCAACGATCTCGTTGTCATGGGCGCGAAACCTGTGGCTTTTATGGACACTATTGTCGTTGAAGAAGGTTTTCCTCTGCAGGATCTAGAGGAAATTATTGGAACAATGGTTAACATAATTTTGTCCGAAGGACTAGCACTCATTGGCGGAGACTTTAAGGTCATGCCCCATGGTAGTATAGATAAGATTGTTATTACAGGTATTGGAATAGGATTCACGAAAAAACCTATAATAGATAATAAAATCTCTCCCGGAGACAAGATCATTGTAACATCCACTATCGCAGAACATGGAACAGCCATTATGGCTGCACAATTGGGATTGCTAGACGAGATCAAGGATATTAAGAGCGATTCACGCCCATTAACCAGGACAGTGCTCCCGGTAGTAGAAAAGTATATTGATTACATACATGCTGCCAGAGACCCTACCCGTGGGGGAATTGCTGCAACATTAAGTGAGTGGGTTAAAGACACAGATCTCTATATACTGTTTGATAGATCCCTTGTTCCCATAAGAGATGAAGTCAAGGAGTTTCTTGATGCACTAGGCGTCGACCCATTGTCTATGGCATGTGAAGGCGTTGCTGTCTTGGCAGTAGATGAAAGTGTAGCCGAGGAAGTTGTTGCAGAACTCCATAGGCACGGAGAAAAATACGCCACCATCATTGGAGAGGTTAAGAAGGCCGAAGATGATGTTATTAAAGGCAAAGTAGTAGCATATACTGAAGTTGGAGGTACAGTATTGATTGAACCTAAATCAGTCAATGTCCCGAGAATATGCTAG
- a CDS encoding HypC/HybG/HupF family hydrogenase formation chaperone, translating to MCLGVPAEVVDVKEENGLRIAKVKMGGVLSDIVIAFGEEVKPGDYVIVHAGIAISKIDESEVKDVIELWRELEEALLSSS from the coding sequence GTGTGCCTAGGCGTTCCAGCCGAGGTTGTTGATGTAAAGGAGGAAAACGGGTTAAGAATAGCTAAGGTAAAAATGGGCGGTGTTCTATCTGATATAGTAATTGCTTTCGGGGAAGAAGTAAAACCTGGTGACTACGTGATAGTCCATGCCGGTATAGCCATCTCTAAAATCGATGAGTCAGAAGTAAAAGACGTTATAGAGTTATGGAGAGAACTTGAAGAAGCTCTTCTAAGCAGCTCATAA
- the hypA gene encoding hydrogenase nickel incorporation protein HypA, with amino-acid sequence MHEWALAEAIIDYVSKVLRERNAVKVKRLVLRIGKLQTIDKEILVFALNNLAKEYDISIDEIIMRDEEITLKCRKCLTQWTLSPSQLPEDIREAIHFVPEVVHSFTKCPKCGSRDFDIVSGRGLSIESIEVV; translated from the coding sequence TTGCATGAATGGGCTCTTGCTGAAGCAATAATTGATTATGTCAGCAAGGTTCTCAGGGAGAGGAATGCGGTAAAGGTAAAAAGGCTTGTGCTTAGAATAGGAAAGCTCCAAACCATCGATAAGGAAATACTTGTCTTTGCATTAAATAACTTAGCTAAAGAATATGATATCAGTATTGATGAAATAATAATGCGTGATGAAGAAATAACTTTGAAATGTAGGAAGTGTCTTACACAATGGACGCTTTCTCCATCACAGCTCCCCGAAGATATAAGAGAAGCGATTCATTTCGTTCCCGAAGTGGTTCATTCTTTTACTAAGTGTCCTAAATGCGGCTCGCGTGATTTCGATATTGTATCAGGTCGTGGATTAAGTATAGAATCTATAGAGGTTGTCTAA
- the hypD gene encoding hydrogenase formation protein HypD, whose amino-acid sequence MKLVFKIKRLYERNPSAKNIVDNIAKIANQLKQEGFEHIKIMNFCGTHEWTISHYGIRSLMPDNVELIAGPGCPVCITPGSYVRELIRLSFEGYSILTYGDAYRLPTGNIRDKIRSLADARSLGGDVTIVYSFLDAVKIAKKNPGKKHVFFAIGFETTMPSTAELLYRDLVPENLLILSAYRYTPPIMRYLLEKVKDVEINGVIAPGHVSAVIGSNAWRFLAEEYNVPVIVSGFEPIDVLLSILLILKQIKENKARLVNEYKRVVRPEGNLYAKEIMKKVYEVRDAYWRGIGIVPKSGGYLSKNYEKYDVMLQLGVKEEYFKDVLPGCKCGEVSLGKAKPTDCPLFMKTCTPENPYGPCMVSIEGTCRIWAENAPLRINL is encoded by the coding sequence GTGAAACTAGTATTCAAAATAAAGAGGCTTTATGAAAGAAATCCTTCTGCGAAAAATATAGTTGACAACATTGCTAAAATAGCAAATCAGCTGAAGCAAGAGGGCTTTGAGCATATAAAGATAATGAATTTCTGTGGAACACATGAATGGACTATATCCCACTACGGTATACGGTCGCTTATGCCAGATAATGTAGAACTTATTGCTGGTCCTGGATGCCCTGTCTGCATAACACCTGGAAGCTATGTCAGAGAATTAATACGTCTCTCCTTTGAAGGATACAGTATACTGACCTATGGAGATGCGTATAGGCTGCCTACAGGAAATATACGTGACAAGATAAGGAGCTTGGCTGACGCAAGATCTCTTGGCGGCGATGTAACTATAGTCTATAGCTTTCTTGATGCAGTAAAGATCGCAAAGAAAAATCCTGGAAAGAAACATGTATTCTTCGCTATAGGTTTTGAAACAACAATGCCTAGTACAGCTGAGCTCTTGTACAGAGATCTTGTTCCAGAGAATCTCCTTATACTAAGTGCGTACAGGTATACACCGCCAATAATGAGGTATCTCCTAGAAAAAGTCAAGGATGTTGAAATAAATGGTGTCATAGCGCCTGGTCATGTATCAGCAGTAATAGGGTCTAATGCCTGGAGGTTTTTGGCTGAAGAATACAATGTACCAGTTATAGTCTCGGGTTTTGAGCCAATAGACGTGCTGCTATCCATACTACTGATATTAAAGCAGATCAAAGAAAACAAGGCTAGACTTGTAAACGAGTATAAGAGGGTTGTAAGACCTGAAGGAAACTTGTATGCAAAAGAAATTATGAAGAAAGTCTATGAGGTTAGAGATGCTTACTGGAGAGGAATAGGTATTGTCCCGAAAAGCGGCGGCTATCTTTCTAAAAACTATGAGAAGTATGATGTAATGTTGCAACTTGGTGTAAAGGAAGAATATTTCAAGGATGTACTCCCGGGATGTAAGTGTGGAGAGGTATCCCTAGGGAAAGCAAAACCCACGGATTGTCCATTATTTATGAAGACTTGTACTCCGGAAAACCCCTATGGTCCTTGTATGGTGAGTATAGAGGGTACTTGTAGGATATGGGCAGAGAATGCTCCGTTGAGAATAAACTTATGA
- a CDS encoding NADH-quinone oxidoreductase subunit B family protein — protein MSRVKIIRYSPWLVHFNTGACNGCDIEVLAAITPLYDPERFGIKLAPSIRHGDILVVTGGVTKKAAERLKRLYEQMPEPKFVIAVGTCACSGGVFQGSYAMVSGVDKVVPVDIYIPGCPPRPEAILDGIVKLLKSIDFVKKEKKEVQSS, from the coding sequence ATGAGTAGAGTAAAGATAATCCGTTACTCACCATGGCTGGTACACTTCAATACTGGCGCGTGTAATGGATGTGATATTGAAGTTCTTGCAGCAATAACTCCTCTTTATGACCCAGAGCGATTTGGCATAAAGCTTGCCCCATCTATTAGACATGGAGACATTCTTGTTGTTACAGGTGGTGTTACTAAGAAGGCTGCTGAGAGGCTTAAGAGACTCTATGAGCAAATGCCGGAACCCAAATTTGTTATCGCCGTAGGAACTTGTGCATGTTCTGGAGGAGTGTTTCAAGGATCATATGCAATGGTTTCAGGTGTTGATAAAGTAGTGCCAGTAGACATATACATACCTGGATGTCCTCCTAGACCAGAGGCTATTCTAGATGGTATAGTTAAGCTATTAAAGAGTATTGATTTTGTTAAGAAGGAGAAGAAAGAGGTGCAAAGCAGTTGA
- the hypF gene encoding carbamoyltransferase HypF, protein MPAFKLIVTGIVQGVGFRPFIHRLALETGVTGYVRNVGGAEVEVFIEGTGTSIGEFIKGLYTKTPPPAIIDEIEVFEENPIGYKEFKILKSGRNTLKKSMIPPDFAICDYCLKEILDENNRRFRYPFNSCAWCGPRFSMMYTVPYDRENTSMRKYRLCNDCFAEYTNVHDIRRYHAQGISCPRDGPRLWLMDNKGERIDTKDPIRDAAKLIEEGFIIAVKGLGGYHLAALASCDDVVEKLRKRKNRPRKPFAVMVLDTIIAEKLVYLDDKAKRILTSPQRPIVLLPKKPESPVSKLVSPGMFYEGIFTPYTGLHYLLLMETKDKFLIMTSGNMKGKPMCIDEDCAFKKLSSIADYFLIHDREIVNRVDDSVLRFTDGEPVLLRRSRGYAPLWIKLPRRLEKNVIAFGADLQMTAGIGFSDKAVLTQYIGDLDDEDTLRDLLKYLKFFIDNYRINLKDSIIVVDKHPLYNSRKLGLEFSKKYNLEIIEVQHHYAHVLATAIDRGIEGEFIGIALDGTGYGDDGAIWGGEILLVNTYKGTYTRVGHLAYQPLDSERSIYYPLRFFVSVLSRVLDWNEIEKIISFYSLEKLVPRGLKELRMLYTVINRGLYTKTSSTGRFLDGISAFLNIAPYRSYEGEPAITLESHGMYGKYLGMDHFLPKISITEGQYVINTTSVYLELVEKRNSFNTHDIAYTIQYNLGKTLGEVVIKNIKGRRGIQNSIVLGGGATVNTIIVKGIKDVLANEGMKIVLPRKIPCNDGGIALGQIAAILYSKSQ, encoded by the coding sequence ATGCCCGCCTTTAAGCTTATCGTGACAGGTATTGTACAAGGTGTGGGCTTTAGACCATTTATTCACAGACTAGCTCTAGAAACCGGTGTAACAGGCTATGTACGTAATGTTGGTGGTGCCGAAGTAGAAGTCTTTATCGAGGGCACGGGTACTAGCATAGGAGAGTTCATAAAAGGACTCTATACGAAGACTCCACCTCCAGCTATAATAGATGAAATAGAAGTTTTTGAGGAGAACCCTATTGGCTATAAGGAGTTTAAGATCCTAAAGAGCGGTAGGAATACATTAAAGAAATCAATGATACCCCCTGATTTCGCTATCTGCGATTATTGTCTAAAAGAAATACTTGATGAAAACAATAGAAGGTTCCGTTACCCATTTAATTCATGTGCTTGGTGTGGTCCAAGATTTTCAATGATGTACACTGTACCTTATGATCGTGAAAACACCTCCATGAGGAAGTATAGGCTATGTAATGATTGTTTTGCTGAATACACTAACGTACATGATATTAGGAGATATCATGCCCAGGGAATTAGTTGTCCTAGAGATGGGCCAAGACTATGGCTTATGGATAATAAGGGCGAGAGAATAGATACCAAGGATCCTATCCGTGATGCAGCCAAGCTTATAGAAGAGGGGTTCATTATTGCTGTGAAGGGCTTAGGAGGATATCATTTGGCAGCACTTGCTTCATGTGATGATGTTGTTGAAAAACTTAGAAAAAGAAAGAATAGGCCCAGGAAACCATTTGCTGTAATGGTTCTTGATACAATAATTGCTGAAAAACTAGTTTATCTAGATGACAAGGCTAAGAGGATACTCACATCGCCGCAGAGACCAATAGTTTTATTGCCTAAGAAACCAGAATCGCCAGTGTCAAAATTGGTCTCTCCAGGAATGTTTTATGAAGGCATCTTTACCCCATATACTGGACTGCATTATCTCCTCTTAATGGAGACCAAGGACAAGTTTCTCATAATGACCAGTGGTAACATGAAAGGAAAACCCATGTGTATCGATGAAGATTGTGCTTTTAAGAAATTATCGAGTATAGCTGACTACTTCTTGATACACGATAGAGAAATTGTGAATAGAGTTGATGATAGTGTTCTGAGGTTTACCGACGGCGAGCCAGTACTTTTACGTAGGTCTAGAGGATATGCTCCTCTATGGATTAAGTTGCCAAGAAGACTAGAAAAAAATGTCATAGCTTTCGGCGCTGACCTTCAGATGACCGCCGGTATAGGCTTTAGCGATAAAGCTGTTCTAACACAATACATAGGCGACTTAGATGATGAAGATACACTTCGCGACCTACTCAAATATCTTAAGTTTTTCATAGACAACTACAGGATTAACTTGAAAGACTCTATAATCGTTGTTGATAAACACCCATTATATAATTCTAGAAAACTAGGGCTCGAGTTCTCAAAGAAATATAACCTAGAAATTATCGAAGTACAACACCATTATGCACATGTCCTAGCCACTGCTATTGATAGAGGTATTGAGGGAGAATTCATTGGGATAGCTCTTGATGGCACCGGCTATGGCGATGATGGAGCTATTTGGGGTGGAGAAATACTACTTGTTAACACGTATAAAGGCACCTATACAAGAGTTGGACACCTAGCTTATCAGCCTTTAGATAGTGAGAGATCAATATATTACCCTCTTAGATTCTTTGTCTCAGTACTGTCAAGGGTTCTCGACTGGAATGAGATAGAGAAAATAATCAGCTTCTATAGTCTTGAAAAACTTGTTCCCCGAGGCCTAAAAGAGCTCCGTATGCTATATACTGTGATAAACAGGGGTCTTTACACAAAAACTTCTAGTACAGGTAGGTTTCTTGATGGAATATCTGCTTTCCTAAATATAGCACCGTATAGAAGTTATGAAGGAGAACCCGCAATAACCCTTGAGTCTCATGGCATGTACGGCAAATATCTAGGCATGGATCATTTCCTTCCAAAAATAAGCATTACTGAAGGACAATATGTTATTAATACAACTAGTGTTTACCTCGAGCTTGTCGAGAAAAGAAACTCGTTTAACACACATGATATAGCATATACCATCCAGTATAATCTTGGGAAAACATTGGGTGAAGTTGTTATTAAAAACATCAAGGGTAGAAGAGGTATTCAGAACTCTATTGTATTAGGTGGTGGCGCTACAGTTAACACGATAATAGTAAAAGGAATTAAGGATGTCTTGGCAAATGAGGGTATGAAAATAGTTCTTCCTCGTAAGATACCATGTAATGATGGTGGTATAGCGTTAGGGCAGATCGCAGCAATTCTTTATAGTAAATCTCAATAA